In Dyella terrae, one DNA window encodes the following:
- a CDS encoding glycosyl transferase family 4, whose amino-acid sequence MIAFLLTGPWCLATMPAAWGVAVAMAMALATVMVAGIGWWDDHRSLPVLPRLGVQLAACALFAGAALVGGAHSWWWFPVLVLAGAWSINLHNFMDGIDGLLAQQAIFVGAGFALLGYAAGQFALSVSVACLVAGTFGFWCFNRPRASIFMGDVGSGTMGFLLFAFTLLLWEADWRTLWPALTLNSSFVMDATLTLGNRYIKGRRWYAPHREHLYQWLVRSGMSHAQGGACYLIWNLAIAAPLAVLSWNCPDWGVTITAMTYIAAGAAWMLGKRRCLWRIKHKAIHVTT is encoded by the coding sequence GTGATCGCCTTTCTGCTGACGGGCCCCTGGTGCCTGGCGACGATGCCAGCTGCATGGGGCGTGGCTGTCGCGATGGCCATGGCACTGGCGACTGTCATGGTGGCGGGCATCGGTTGGTGGGACGATCATCGTTCGCTTCCCGTCTTGCCGCGCCTTGGCGTGCAGCTGGCTGCCTGCGCCTTGTTTGCCGGCGCGGCACTCGTTGGTGGCGCGCACTCCTGGTGGTGGTTTCCCGTCCTGGTGCTGGCCGGTGCCTGGAGCATCAACCTGCACAATTTCATGGATGGCATCGACGGGTTGCTGGCGCAACAGGCCATCTTCGTCGGGGCCGGTTTTGCTTTGCTGGGTTACGCCGCAGGGCAGTTCGCGCTGTCGGTAAGCGTGGCCTGTCTTGTCGCAGGTACTTTCGGTTTCTGGTGCTTCAACCGTCCGCGTGCATCCATCTTCATGGGGGATGTGGGCAGTGGCACCATGGGCTTTCTTCTCTTCGCCTTCACACTTTTGCTGTGGGAAGCGGACTGGCGCACGCTTTGGCCTGCTTTGACCTTGAATTCATCTTTCGTAATGGACGCTACCCTTACGCTGGGTAATCGTTACATCAAGGGACGGCGCTGGTACGCCCCACACCGCGAACACCTTTATCAATGGCTGGTTCGCAGTGGTATGTCGCATGCGCAGGGGGGCGCGTGCTACTTGATCTGGAACCTGGCAATCGCTGCACCGTTGGCGGTCCTGTCATGGAACTGTCCAGATTGGGGGGTGACCATCACGGCTATGACGTATATCGCCGCTGGTGCTGCATGGATGCTTGGTAAGCGTCGATGTCTGTGGCGAATCAAGCACAAGGCTATTCATGTCACTACGTAA
- a CDS encoding polysaccharide biosynthesis protein, with translation MSLRKVIALIPPRTAVVVHDLFMAALAWWVAKALRYALIDDQAISFQTFEFPLVLAVQGAIMAWTGLYRGVWRFASLPDLWNILRATVIGALAIGLVLFFYNRLVDIPRSVLLVYPVVLSILLGAPRLTYRFWKDSRVDMFQSQPVQRVLIVGADRAGEALARDLHRDSRYALVGYVDDKESLRGASINGRPVLGRVDQLPDLAREVAAQMLLIAMPGASTEQMRRVVELCDQTGLPYRTVPKLEDVVAGRAQFNEIKEVAIEDLLGRDTVELDWTAIRETLTGKRVLVTGGGGSIGSELCRQVARLGAHSLTVVDHSEYNLYRISQELSQGYPELIFDAVLADCGDPAAMTRLFAELKPQVVFHAAAYKHVPMLQGQLRSAVRNNVLASRTMADMADRHGAECFVLISTDKAVNPTSVMGACKRMAEIYCQNLDARSSTRYITVRFGNVLDSAGSVVPLFRKQIRAGGPVTITHPEISRYFMTIPEACQLILQAASLGKGGEIFALDMGEPVKIRDLAEQMIRLAGKRPGTEIPIVFTGLRAGEKLFEELFHPLENYSETAHSKIFLAQYRPVSWELLQAQLAKAAEATANFDEESLRRCVSSLLPSFRWSDVAQPDNVVSLRRNESGEK, from the coding sequence ATGTCACTACGTAAAGTGATTGCACTGATTCCCCCGCGCACGGCTGTGGTCGTGCACGATCTGTTTATGGCGGCGCTGGCCTGGTGGGTCGCCAAGGCGCTTCGCTACGCGTTGATCGACGATCAGGCAATCAGCTTCCAGACCTTCGAGTTTCCTCTGGTGCTCGCGGTGCAGGGGGCGATCATGGCCTGGACGGGCCTGTATCGCGGCGTGTGGCGATTCGCCAGTCTGCCGGACCTCTGGAACATCCTGCGTGCCACGGTCATCGGCGCGCTAGCCATCGGTCTGGTGCTGTTTTTCTACAACCGCCTGGTCGACATCCCTCGCTCGGTGCTGCTCGTATATCCGGTGGTGCTGTCGATCCTGCTGGGCGCCCCGCGACTGACCTACCGTTTCTGGAAGGACAGCCGCGTCGACATGTTCCAGTCGCAGCCCGTGCAACGTGTGCTGATCGTGGGTGCCGATCGCGCCGGTGAGGCGCTCGCGCGTGATCTCCATCGCGACAGTCGCTATGCCCTGGTCGGTTACGTGGACGACAAGGAAAGCCTGCGCGGCGCAAGCATCAATGGTCGGCCGGTCCTGGGCCGTGTGGACCAGTTGCCGGACCTGGCACGGGAAGTCGCTGCGCAGATGCTGCTCATCGCCATGCCGGGCGCGTCCACGGAACAGATGCGTCGGGTGGTGGAGCTGTGCGACCAGACTGGTCTGCCTTACCGCACGGTACCCAAGCTTGAAGACGTCGTCGCCGGCAGGGCGCAGTTCAACGAGATCAAGGAAGTCGCCATCGAGGACCTGCTCGGTCGCGACACCGTGGAGCTCGACTGGACGGCCATTCGCGAAACCCTGACGGGCAAGCGCGTGCTGGTGACGGGAGGCGGTGGTTCGATCGGTTCGGAACTGTGCCGCCAGGTGGCACGACTGGGTGCGCACTCGCTGACTGTCGTCGATCACAGCGAATACAACCTCTACAGGATTTCGCAGGAACTGAGCCAGGGTTATCCCGAGCTGATCTTCGACGCCGTGCTGGCCGATTGTGGCGATCCGGCTGCGATGACGCGCCTGTTCGCCGAGCTGAAGCCCCAGGTGGTGTTTCACGCGGCGGCCTACAAGCATGTTCCCATGTTGCAGGGGCAACTGCGCTCGGCGGTACGCAACAACGTACTGGCGTCGCGCACGATGGCAGACATGGCCGATCGCCATGGCGCCGAGTGCTTTGTGCTGATTTCCACCGACAAGGCCGTCAATCCGACCAGCGTCATGGGCGCCTGCAAGCGCATGGCTGAGATCTACTGCCAGAATCTTGACGCACGCTCCAGCACCCGCTACATCACGGTTCGGTTCGGCAACGTGCTCGACTCCGCCGGTTCCGTGGTGCCCTTGTTCCGCAAGCAGATTCGCGCGGGCGGTCCGGTCACCATCACCCATCCGGAGATATCCCGTTATTTCATGACCATTCCGGAGGCCTGCCAGCTCATCCTGCAGGCGGCCAGCCTGGGGAAAGGCGGCGAGATCTTCGCGCTGGACATGGGCGAACCGGTCAAGATTCGCGACCTCGCCGAGCAGATGATCCGTTTGGCCGGCAAGCGTCCGGGAACGGAAATTCCGATTGTCTTCACGGGTTTGCGCGCTGGCGAGAAGCTCTTCGAGGAGCTGTTCCACCCGCTGGAGAATTACAGCGAGACCGCGCACTCGAAGATCTTCCTGGCGCAGTACCGGCCGGTCAGCTGGGAATTGTTGCAAGCGCAGCTAGCCAAAGCGGCCGAAGCCACGGCAAACTTTGACGAAGAATCCCTGCGGCGTTGTGTTTCCAGTTTGCTGCCGTCGTTCCGCTGGAGCGACGTGGCGCAGCCGGACAACGTGGTGTCGCTCCGTCGCAATGAATCAGGAGAGAAGTGA
- the lapB gene encoding lipopolysaccharide assembly protein LapB, producing the protein MIALYVLAFLIPVAFACGWWTARSAGVKRSGAQVSELSSDYFRGLNYLLNEEQDKAIEVFLRLAEYNRDTVETHLALGNLFRRRGEVDRAIRLHQHLVSRPGLSDAMKTVALLELGEDYMRAGLLDRAETLFSDLVAMDAHAPSALRHLIAIYQHERDWHKAIEHARRLEAMTGEDESSMIAQFYCELADQARQHGARHDAGEYLNQAFACQADCVRAFMLTGRLYADEGQHTKAVDVYETAIQADIAFVPEILPPLLNSYARSQQMERAERFLRDMLERYHGISPVLALTRLYQQRDGERTAIDFLTSQLRQRPSVRGLMALIDATMDKVEGEARENFLILRDLTKKLLEGQAMYRCSRCGFGAKAHHWQCPSCKSWSTIRPIHGVANE; encoded by the coding sequence TCCGGTCGCCTTCGCGTGTGGCTGGTGGACCGCCCGCAGCGCCGGCGTGAAGCGCTCCGGTGCGCAGGTAAGCGAGCTCTCGTCCGACTACTTCCGCGGTCTCAACTACCTGCTCAATGAAGAGCAGGACAAGGCGATCGAGGTCTTCCTTCGCCTGGCCGAATACAACCGCGACACCGTGGAAACGCATCTGGCTCTGGGAAACCTTTTCCGTCGGCGCGGCGAGGTGGATCGTGCGATTCGGCTGCACCAGCACCTGGTATCCCGACCGGGATTGTCCGATGCCATGAAAACCGTCGCCTTGCTCGAGCTGGGCGAGGACTACATGCGCGCCGGCTTGCTCGATCGTGCCGAAACGCTGTTCTCCGATCTCGTCGCCATGGACGCCCATGCGCCCTCGGCCTTGCGTCACCTGATCGCGATCTATCAGCACGAACGTGACTGGCACAAAGCCATCGAGCATGCGCGTCGGCTCGAAGCCATGACGGGCGAAGACGAGTCGAGCATGATCGCGCAGTTCTACTGCGAACTCGCCGACCAGGCGCGACAGCACGGCGCCCGCCACGATGCCGGCGAATACTTGAACCAGGCCTTCGCCTGTCAGGCTGACTGTGTGCGCGCCTTCATGTTGACGGGGCGACTTTATGCAGACGAAGGTCAGCACACGAAGGCCGTCGATGTTTACGAAACGGCGATCCAGGCGGATATTGCCTTCGTACCCGAAATTCTGCCTCCGCTGCTCAATAGCTATGCGCGTTCGCAGCAGATGGAGCGTGCCGAGCGGTTCCTGCGCGACATGCTTGAACGCTACCACGGCATATCGCCAGTGCTCGCCCTTACGCGCCTTTACCAGCAGAGGGACGGCGAGCGCACCGCCATCGACTTCCTTACGTCGCAGCTTCGTCAGCGTCCATCGGTGCGCGGCCTGATGGCGTTGATCGATGCCACGATGGACAAGGTGGAAGGCGAAGCGCGCGAGAACTTCCTGATCCTGCGCGATTTGACCAAGAAGCTGCTTGAAGGCCAGGCCATGTATCGCTGCAGCCGTTGCGGTTTCGGTGCCAAGGCCCACCATTGGCAATGCCCCAGTTGCAAAAGCTGGAGCACCATCCGTCCTATCCATGGTGTTGCCAACGAGTGA
- the galU gene encoding UTP--glucose-1-phosphate uridylyltransferase GalU, whose amino-acid sequence MSKPLRKVVFPVAGLGTRFLPATKVVAKEMLPVLDKPLIQYAVDEAVDAGADTLVFVTNRYKHAIADYFDKAYELEAKLQEKGKDELLALVQGTLPRHVRAIFVTQPEALGLGHAVLCAKPVVGDEPFGVVLPDDLIWNKGKGALRQMAELAQAQDAGVIAVEEVPLSDTDKYGIVDATPVDERSAQIRHMVEKPKPADAPSNLAVVGRYVLPGRIFELLEKTTPGAGGEIQLTDAIDALLKEQGKVLAYRFEGTRFDCGNKAGLVRATMHMALQDPKLAPTVREIIASL is encoded by the coding sequence GTGAGCAAACCCTTGCGTAAGGTGGTCTTCCCGGTTGCCGGACTGGGTACGCGCTTTCTGCCGGCAACGAAGGTGGTCGCCAAGGAAATGCTTCCGGTGCTCGACAAGCCGCTCATTCAATACGCCGTCGACGAGGCGGTGGATGCCGGTGCAGACACGCTGGTCTTCGTCACCAATCGATACAAGCACGCCATCGCCGACTATTTCGACAAGGCGTATGAGCTTGAGGCCAAGCTGCAGGAGAAGGGCAAGGACGAGCTCCTTGCCCTCGTGCAGGGAACGTTGCCGCGTCATGTCCGCGCCATCTTCGTGACGCAGCCCGAGGCGCTCGGCCTGGGCCATGCCGTGCTGTGTGCCAAGCCCGTGGTCGGTGATGAGCCGTTCGGTGTGGTGCTGCCTGACGACCTGATCTGGAACAAGGGCAAGGGCGCCCTGCGTCAGATGGCCGAGCTCGCCCAGGCGCAGGACGCCGGCGTGATCGCTGTGGAAGAAGTCCCGTTGAGCGACACTGACAAGTACGGCATCGTCGATGCGACGCCAGTGGACGAGCGGAGCGCGCAGATCCGGCACATGGTGGAAAAGCCCAAGCCTGCTGATGCCCCGTCCAACCTGGCCGTGGTGGGGCGCTACGTGCTTCCGGGTCGGATTTTCGAGTTGCTGGAAAAGACCACGCCGGGCGCGGGTGGTGAGATCCAGCTGACGGACGCCATCGATGCGCTGCTCAAGGAGCAAGGTAAGGTGCTGGCATACCGGTTCGAGGGCACGCGTTTCGATTGCGGCAACAAGGCGGGGCTGGTGCGCGCCACCATGCACATGGCGTTGCAGGACCCGAAGCTGGCTCCGACGGTGCGGGAGATCATCGCCTCGCTCTGA